The Aneurinibacillus migulanus genome contains the following window.
TCCTCTGCCTCAACTCTAACCTGGGCGTTTCCAGGTGTTGTTGTTGATTGATAGTTTTTAATATTAGAGAGCGAATGAATCTCTTTTTCTACCGGATTTGTTACTTTATCTTCCATTTCCTCGGCAGGGATAGAAGCGCCAGAGACATTGACTGTAATCCATGGATAATTTCGCTTTGGCATAAGTTCGCGCTTAAATGTAAAAATAGAAGCAATTCCTGCAAAAAGAATAAAAAATGTTAACAAATAAACAATAAGCTTATGTTGTAAGCAAAATTCAATAAATCGCCCCACCTCTATCCCTCCTTCGGTGTTACTTTTTCGCCTTCAAGAAGGAAGGAAATACCTGAAGTAACCACACTGTCCCCCGGATGAACACCGGAAAGAACTTCAATCTTATCATCGATAATTTGACCTATTTCTACCGTTCTTTTCTTTATCATTCCATTTTCAACTACAAGTACATAGCGGCCCTTTTCTCCCACCCCGATGCATTCCAGGGGAAGAATAGTACTTGTTGCCAGTTTACGTGGCATCTGTACACTTGCAATCATACCGCCTTGCCATTTCTCTGGGGAATGAGGAACCGTAATTTCCACCTTATATTTTCCGTTTTTTGCATCTATCAGGGGAGAAACATACGTAACCGATCCCGCTGTCTTCTCTCCCCCTTCATTTATCACTGTCATGCTCTTTCCTTTCGTAAATTGCTGTATTAGTGCAGACTCTACTTCTATGCTGACTTTTACTCCTGACAAATCAACGATTGTAGCAACGGAACTTCCTTGTGAAACGACATCGCCAGGATGAGAACTTACATCGGTAATAATCCCGTCAAATGGGGCAATTAACCTGGAATCCTGAATTTCCTTATTGGCTTTCACAATTCCATTTTGAGCTGTAGCAACTTCCGTAGTTATACTAGCGAGCCTATCCGCATTATCTTTGTCCGCCTGAATGGCTTTCTCTCTCTGACGAAGCGTTAATTGTTTTTGCTCCTGCAAGCGTTTTTTCTGCTGTTTCAATGCTTCTAACTCGGTTTGTTCACTTTTTAACGACAA
Protein-coding sequences here:
- a CDS encoding efflux RND transporter periplasmic adaptor subunit, whose translation is MKTLEQDKTDLQRKEVLFSNGAISKADIDGVRTKVDRAQLSLKSEQTELEALKQQKKRLQEQKQLTLRQREKAIQADKDNADRLASITTEVATAQNGIVKANKEIQDSRLIAPFDGIITDVSSHPGDVVSQGSSVATIVDLSGVKVSIEVESALIQQFTKGKSMTVINEGGEKTAGSVTYVSPLIDAKNGKYKVEITVPHSPEKWQGGMIASVQMPRKLATSTILPLECIGVGEKGRYVLVVENGMIKKRTVEIGQIIDDKIEVLSGVHPGDSVVTSGISFLLEGEKVTPKEG